One Halogeometricum sp. S3BR5-2 DNA segment encodes these proteins:
- a CDS encoding ATP-binding protein, with protein sequence MNPLLLGHVIIFALSAIACVATIPQARKIQHPETREGLIVFLGSVALWSGGYIGYLLAPTRAGKLAFYIFGFIFAFVAVGAWLYFCAAYTGRPPRHAPFRNLILGTFLFFTALKVTNPLHNLYFTTEWVTEPFPHLVIHHELLYWIVLGLSYAAIAVGFFVLMERFHHTGSDSRPLVVLVGLSGLPAVATIIGGQVDWLLPLMYEPPGVALFAVGTLFFYRQRFEAIRLTGESDKPAIFLDQETRIQDYNQAARKLFPALEDSFGEPLEAVNTALADHLTKQDILAVTQDGETRYYDVSSTPFLAGEVTTGQLVTVTDVTERESYRQRLEEKTEQLEALNRVVRHDIRNDMTVILGWAEILKDHIDEDGEDALDRVLQKSQHVIQFTEVAREFVESLSEEGTAELEEIQLQPLLDAELAAVRDSFSNAQFHVSGELCDVSVQANEMLSSVFRNILENAVRHNDKETPEITVSCEESSETVQYRIADNGPGIPDQQKEQIFGKGEKGLDSPGSGIGLYLVHLLTDQFGGDVWVEDNNPTGSVFVVELPIHKPSNKAS encoded by the coding sequence ATGAATCCCCTCCTTCTAGGTCACGTCATAATTTTCGCACTATCTGCGATTGCCTGCGTGGCGACTATTCCACAAGCACGGAAGATACAGCATCCGGAGACACGTGAAGGACTGATCGTCTTCCTCGGTTCCGTTGCTCTGTGGTCTGGAGGGTACATTGGCTATCTTCTCGCACCGACGCGTGCCGGGAAACTCGCTTTCTATATATTTGGCTTCATCTTTGCGTTCGTCGCCGTTGGTGCCTGGCTCTACTTTTGTGCTGCATATACCGGTCGGCCACCTCGGCACGCCCCATTCCGAAACCTCATACTCGGGACGTTCCTCTTTTTCACCGCTCTCAAAGTCACGAATCCACTCCACAATCTCTACTTTACGACGGAATGGGTCACAGAACCATTCCCGCACCTCGTGATCCATCACGAACTGCTCTACTGGATCGTCTTGGGGCTATCATATGCCGCCATCGCTGTCGGATTCTTCGTACTGATGGAGCGGTTCCATCATACTGGCAGTGACAGCCGTCCGCTCGTTGTGCTCGTTGGACTCTCAGGCCTCCCAGCTGTTGCAACGATTATTGGTGGTCAAGTCGACTGGCTGCTCCCATTAATGTATGAGCCTCCTGGCGTCGCCCTCTTCGCTGTTGGAACGCTCTTCTTCTACAGACAGCGTTTTGAGGCAATTCGATTAACCGGAGAGTCAGATAAACCCGCAATCTTCCTCGACCAAGAAACCCGGATCCAGGATTATAATCAAGCGGCTCGCAAACTATTCCCAGCCCTTGAGGATTCCTTTGGCGAACCGCTTGAGGCTGTGAATACCGCACTCGCAGATCATCTCACCAAACAAGATATCCTAGCAGTTACGCAGGATGGTGAAACACGGTATTATGACGTGTCGAGCACGCCATTCTTAGCAGGAGAGGTGACGACCGGCCAATTAGTGACGGTTACCGACGTAACTGAACGCGAGTCGTATCGACAGCGACTCGAAGAGAAAACCGAACAACTCGAGGCCCTAAATCGCGTGGTTCGGCACGACATCCGGAACGATATGACCGTGATTCTCGGATGGGCCGAGATCCTCAAAGACCATATCGATGAAGATGGGGAAGACGCTCTGGACCGAGTGTTACAGAAGTCCCAGCACGTAATTCAGTTCACAGAGGTCGCACGTGAGTTCGTTGAATCACTCTCGGAAGAAGGAACAGCTGAATTAGAAGAAATCCAGCTTCAGCCACTTCTTGACGCTGAGCTCGCTGCAGTACGTGATTCGTTCTCGAACGCGCAGTTTCACGTATCGGGTGAACTCTGCGACGTATCGGTACAGGCAAACGAGATGCTTTCTTCGGTTTTCCGGAATATCCTCGAGAATGCGGTCCGACACAACGACAAGGAGACCCCTGAGATCACCGTCTCCTGTGAAGAGAGTTCAGAGACTGTCCAGTACCGGATTGCAGATAATGGACCTGGCATCCCTGACCAACAGAAAGAACAAATCTTCGGGAAAGGGGAGAAAGGATTGGACAGTCCAGGATCGGGGATTGGTCTATATCTCGTCCATCTACTAACTGACCAATTCGGTGGTGACGTGTGGGTCGAAGACAACAACCCAACGGGGTCAGTCTTCGTCGTCGAACTGCCTATTCATAAACCGTCGAACAAGGCGTCTTAG